The following nucleotide sequence is from Mesobacillus jeotgali.
AGGGGTATCAGCCTTGGAAGAACAGACCATTGAATTCGGCCACAAACTAAAAATGTTACACAAAAAACAATTCCTAAGCCAAGAAGATTTAGCAGAATTAAGCAAGCTCGATCGAAAATACATAAGCAATTTAGAAAGAAATGTATCTAGTCCAACGCTTGATACATTGTACAAACTAGCCGCAGCATTCGGCATAACATACTTGGAAC
It contains:
- a CDS encoding helix-turn-helix domain-containing protein, which codes for MEEQTIEFGHKLKMLHKKQFLSQEDLAELSKLDRKYISNLERNVSSPTLDTLYKLAAAFGITYLELSQEISEVEENQNYLIIATKEAEEIKAMQKNKKQ